One window of the Anopheles cruzii chromosome 2, idAnoCruzAS_RS32_06, whole genome shotgun sequence genome contains the following:
- the LOC128268130 gene encoding cuticle protein CP14.6-like, translating into MFKLFVVAALVAVAAAQNPQDAQAQVLVSDSAVNPDGSYSYRYETSNGLNAQESGVGGQSAQGSYSYTGEDGVQYQVTYVADENGFQPQGAHLPVDGPAPEHVLKTLQQIRANPPRDDPNFSLDALDAAIARLSG; encoded by the exons ATGTTCAAACTG TTCGTAGTCGCCGCCCTGGttgctgtggccgccgcccagAACCCGCAGGACGCGCAGGCCCAGGTGCTGGTGTCGGACTCGGCCGTCAACCCGGACGGTTCGTACAGCTACCGATACGAGACGAGCAACGGACTCAATGCGCAGGAGAgcggcgtcggtggccagTCGGCGCAGGGTAGCTACTCGTACACCGGCGAAGACGGTGTCCAGTACCAGGTGACGTACGTGGCCGACGAGAACGGCTTCCAGCCGCAGGGTGCCCACCTGCCCGTCGATGGACCCGCTCCGGAGCACGTCCTGAAGACGCTCCAGCAGATCCGTGCCAACCCGCCGCGTGACGACCCGAACTTCAGCCTCGACGCCCTGGATGCGGCCATCGCGCGGCTGAGCGGCTAG